CATTAAACAATCTTTGTCTAAGCTTTACAACGCCACTAATGCATCACACTACACAAGCTTCATCCCTTCCAATTCGACCAAACTCCTCCTTGCCTTAGGGCATAGTAACAAGAAAATAGGCACCCTTTTTCTTTTAGAAAACTAATACTTAAGTTTCTCTGTTATCTTAGACTAGAAACTCTTCAACATTTATCCAAGTAGATGAAGGGCTGCCTACGATTTTCACTAAAAGGTAAAATTGTTAATTTGCCACCTAAAACCAACCCTAATTAGCAAGCTTATCAAACTGATAACAAGCTTAGGTCCCCAAATCAAGGTAACAATTTTACTAGTAAACTCTTAAGAGCTTACAATTTGAGTTCAGCAATTCAATTTTCCAGTTCCTGTGAACACCAGAGTTTGATTACCTTCCTAATGAGCTTAAACTAACATCATTAAACAATTAGCTGCATCATTTCATGCCCTAGCAAAGGAACTGAACCAAAAACACAAACTTTTAAGGTATAacattcaaaaaagaaaaattgtgAACTTACGCAAAAGATGGACCAGCGTATTGCGAAGGAACGAGGAGGTAACCGCCACCAGATTCTTGAAGCTTAGGTCTCATTGAAACTGAGTGAATCCCCAGAGCATCTTCGTATAATCCGCACAGAAACATCAAGCATTCGTTCTGATTTGGTTTCGACACATCCACGTGAATGAACAGTTGATCAATGACTCCGCCACCGCCGCCGCCGTCGCCGTCTTCGTCGTCGTTGGCGGCCAAGCGCATGACGTAGATTGTGATCTCTTCGTCGCCGTAGTTCCGCTTCAGCACGGGGCCGTTAGAATCGAGTGCGCCTTTTACGATCGTGAACGGCGATGGAGGTCCAACTTTCTGCGACAAATAATGaatcagaaaataaataaataaataaataaaacctAATTTGagaggtttagggtttaagaaGAGAGCATTACAGGGGGCATGTTCATTTTGGCGACTTCGAGATAGTGGTCTTTGAGGGAGCGGAGGAGCATCGAGTTAACGGCAGAAGAGATTGAGTTGGACGATGAGCTGCTGGTGGCGCCGCGGATTAACGAGGGGAATGGACGGCGGAGGGCGGCGGCGGCGGCCGTGGCGGCGCCGACGAAGGCTCTCTTCCACATCTTGGTGTGTTTCTAGTTACTACTACTACTCTTCTGCCTTGCTTGCTTCTAAGCTTCAGCTTAATATTAactagtaattttttttttgtgactaataTTAACtagtaattgaaaaaaaagtttacaaaaattaaaagttttaaatttataCTGCCTTCACGACTAGGTGGTTATATtttttgagtttaattttgtcattttGTAAAACATTTTTAAcgattttttcaattaaattttattttttagggcatcattacataaaatattattttattattgtattaatacatgaatatataattttgtttctataATTCACCAATTTGAgttagttaaataattaatttattcattaaatagtAATATACTCttaaataaagtttaaatttaCAATAAACTAGCTATTAAGGCTGTCTTTGTTGAAGAGACAAGACACTTagacaaaaacacaaaattgTATTTGA
The Arachis stenosperma cultivar V10309 chromosome 7, arast.V10309.gnm1.PFL2, whole genome shotgun sequence genome window above contains:
- the LOC130941502 gene encoding uncharacterized protein At2g39795, mitochondrial-like, with product MWKRAFVGAATAAAAALRRPFPSLIRGATSSSSSNSISSAVNSMLLRSLKDHYLEVAKMNMPPKVGPPSPFTIVKGALDSNGPVLKRNYGDEEITIYVMRLAANDDEDGDGGGGGGVIDQLFIHVDVSKPNQNECLMFLCGLYEDALGIHSVSMRPKLQESGGGYLLVPSQYAGPSFADLDESMRDAFHSYIEERGINDSLFKFLQAWLYVKEHRNLLHWFKTMGLFIDGKKPPTPSS